One endosymbiont 'TC1' of Trimyema compressum genomic window, GTCTTCTGCAATCTGGGCAACGCTTAGGTTCGTTTGTAAAACCTTTTTCAGCGTAAAACTCTTGTTCGCCTTGAGTAAAAACAAAATCAGCGCCACAATCAGAACATTTTAAATTTTTATCTTCCATATTAACTACCTCCACTATTATTTGGATCACTCTTCTAACCCGTCTTTCTAATAGTAGAAATATTGATATAAAATGGATACCTTTATACTATTGTAGCATATAAATATATGTAACACAACACTATTCTCACATTAAATTGCTCTACAACTCAAGTCTCCTAGATTTATTTTGTATCTTCACTACTACATGCTATAATTAATCTATTATATCTAAGAAAGAATTTGATTTGATGATGAATAAAACAGAACTGCCAATTGTAAAGCTCCTGGAGGGCATTGAAAATTAAATAAATCAATCTCCCTCCAATATGGACTTACTATTAACATTGGAGGAAAAATGAACTATTTAAAATTAAAAGAATATGGTCTTACTGACTGCTTGAAACAAGAAAGCACACTTTATAACAATATGTATCTCGCTCGAGTGACAGAACAACATTGTAGCCTTTACAAGGTAATGAGCGAAAAAAATGAGATAATTGCACAAGTATCTGGGAAGCTTATCCATAATGCACAGAATTCTGAGTCTTTTCCAGCAGTCGGAGACTGGGTAATGATTGATAGAAACCACAATCAGGGAGGAAATGGTATTATCAACCATATACTTAGTCGAAAAAGTATTTTAGCTAGAAAAGAACCTGGCTCAACTAATAGAAAACAAGTGATTGCAACGAATATTGATTTAGTATTCCTTTGTATGTCACTAAATGCCAACTTCAATTTAAGACGCATGGAAAGATACCTCTCATTAGTGTGGGATAGCGGAGCAATGCCTGTAATAATATTGACAAAGTCAGATTTATGTAAGGATTTAGAAAATAAAATTGCAGAAGTTAAAAGTGTTGCTATAGGCGTAGATATTGTTGCTTTTTCAGCACTAGATAATGACGGCTACTGCTACTTAAAAGATTATTTTAAAAATGAAAAGACAGGTGCTTTTATTGGTTCCTCTGGCGTAGGAAAATCCACATTAATTAATACCTTGCTAGGTAAAAGCTTGTTGGCGACAAAAAATATTCGGGAATCTGATGATAAAGGGCGCCATACTACCACTCATCGCCAACTACTTCTACTCCCCAATGGTGGTATTGTTATTGACACACCAGGAATGCGGGAATTGCAACTTTATAACAGTAATCTTCCCAAAGCTTTTGAAGATATTGAATCCTTGAGTGGTCAATGTAAATTTAATGACTGCACCCATACAAATGAACCACAATGCAAAGTAAAGGAAGCCATTGCCAATGGCACTCTATCGAAAGAACGGCTTGCAAACTATCAAAAGTTGCAAAGAGAAACCCTTTATGCCCATTTGAATTCGCGACAGTTAGAACAAGAAAAAATTAACAACATGTTTGGTAGCAAAAAAGAAATTAAACAATTCAAAAAACACTTGAAGATTAAGTCAAAAAACAATCATAACCACACGTAAAACGCGTGGTATGCACTAGCCCTATAAGGGCATTTTGCCCGCAAAATGTCTAAAAAGATACTCTGAATAAGTCCGTCAACTGCTTTGCCATTTCAGATTGCCCCTGAAGGGAGGGGCTCTAGCTTTTTTCTAGGCCAAACAGATCTATAAATTCTTTGATACTTAACTAATCGCTCACTATATCTTCTTGAATTTGATTCCGGATATATTCCTCAATCCGTTCCACTGTGTCTATGTAATACCCCTATTTTCGACTGCCATACTTATATTTTAAATTGGCATAACGATCGAATATCATCAAGGATGTTTTTCCCTTTAGATAACCCATGAATTGAGATACACTCAGCTTCGGCGGGATACTCACCAGCAATATAGATATGATCTGGACAGGCATTTGCTTCTAGTATCTCTACACCTTTTTGTGCACACAACTTTCTTATAATTTTTCCTATGTCCTGCTTTATCTTTCCATAAATTGCTCTCCTTCTATACTTTGCTACAAATACAATCCATGATATAATCTAAATAAAAATTATTTGCGATTGGACCGATAATTATGAATACTCTACATAGTGAATTAATAAAAATTTGTAATAGTTACCCAGATGTTTTATTTGGATTTTCCCACACATCATTTAGCGATTATAAAGATCAATACAAAAGTTATATTGTATTAGCTGTACCACATTCAATATCTTTAACTTTAAATTCCTACTCTGAAAAGCACTTCGAAAAACTAATTAATGAAACACGCAAAACCATTGACAATATAAACAACAATTTAAAGACTCTTTTTGACTCGTTCAAAGTACAATATGAATTCCCGCCTATTGCTCAATCAAGTGAAGAAACACTTCTTGCACCTTTTTCCTTTAAATATGCAGCTGTAAATGCCAGTTTAGGTTGGATTGGTAAAAATGATATCCTCATTATAAATAAATATGGTCCACGTGTTAGGCTGTCTGCCGTTTTGGTCAATTGTGATTTACCTATCAGTACACCAATCTTAGAAAGTCAATGCCCAAAGGACTGCTTTAAATGCATTAATGCTTGTCCTTGTCATGCCCTCACAGGTAATATGTGGAATATTAATTCTCTTCGTCATGATCTAATCGATTATTTCCTTTGTAATAAAATGAGAAGTGCATACATTAAAACTCATAATCGTAAAAATTCATGTGGACTGTGCTTTGTTGCCTGCCCAATCGGTTTATAAAATTCTTGCATAATAAAAAGGACTCCTATATCAAGAATATGGACATAGGAGCCGTCTGTCATTCCTCTATACTTATGTACAAACTTGTTGTCTAGGGTTATCATGTTCCTCTTTCCAAAATATGAATTGTGTTCCCTCTCTAAAAGACGGTTCTGGCAAGCCTAATACTTTCTCTTACCATCATTTGTTGTAGTCCAGTGTTCAGTAACATTAGCCCAGTTCAATATCTGTCTTCCACTCTCATTTTCTTCCCATCCATGCACTACATTCCTAGACTTTGAACAGTCCATAACCGTTCCTGAAGTTAGATTTTTCAAGATATATGAGCCATCTGGAAGTATATACAATTCTTCTACCTGCGCTGACAAAGGAATAGCTATGGTGTCGGTTTAGGCGGTTCATGTTTAGGTGCCACAGGCTCCTTAATTAATTGACCAGCCTTCTTTCACGCATCAAAGCGCTTGCCAACTACTCACAAGCCTCGGCTCTATAAGAAGCATTCGACATTAAATCTGCATCCTTTTTTATTATCTACAAATCCAAGCTCCAACAATACTGTTCTATTATTCGTTTCTCTCAACACATATAAGTCTCCTGCTTTTAATCCCCTATTAGCTAATCCATTCTTGCTTGCTACTGATGAACAGGCATTGTATACTGCATGACCTAAGCTTGCTGTAGGACTATTACTCCAGTATTTTGTATAAATATCCAGTGCCCCCTCCTTCATTTGCATGTATACTAACAAGCAACCAAGGTTTGCCATACCTATTAGCCTCATTGACAGGTACTGATAAATCAGTATTTTCATCATTACCATCTTTTAAAACAAATAATCTCCACCCCTAGTCTTGCTATGGCATTTGCTAACTTGGCATAAGTTATATCCACTTCTCTAGCATGACCAACAGTACCTGGATTTATGTTGAGTTTCATGAGTGCAAAATCTACCACTGCAATTAATGTTAATTCTCCACATTTTTTTAGAATGCTTTTAAAGGTGATAAAAAATAAGAGCATTGCTGATTGACGAGGATTTATCACAAATAAAACTATCTGAAATTGCAGGATGCAGCAAAATTCCAGCTTTAGGAAGAATAGCCACAGGAATATCCATTGAAGCCCATGAAAAATTATTGGCTGGGAAGCAATGAGTAAAAACAGAGAATACTTCGCATTAAAAGCATTTAGTAATAGCATGTACCCTAAGATTGAAGATGGTGATATGTTAATTGTAAGAAAACAACCTTCTTTTGAAAACGGAGAAACAGGAATTGCAATTGTCAATGGCAATGATAAAACAATTAAGAAAATCAAAATAGATGAAACTGGCATTATACTCATCCCATTAAATATGATTGATTTTGAACCAATCTTTTACAGTTGTGAAAAGGCTAAAAGTCTGCCAGTTCAAATTGTAGGTAGAGTTGAGGAAGTTAGAAAAACTTTGTAAATATAATTATATTAGGAGGAATATAAAATGAAAAAGATTGTTATATTATTAGGTGTTTTAATAGCTTTATCACTTGTTGGCTGTGAAAAAAACTGACTACAAATCTGGGTTAGATAATTATATTGCAGGTACAAATGAGTCTTACGAAGAATAGGAAAATCTCTGTAAAAAGTCAGAAAAAGTCTCCATTGCGTACGATGATCTTGAAGAATACTCTATGTTAAATACTAATAACCTAAAAAATGAAACTCCAGTTCAAAATTCTAAAAATCCATTCTTCTAATTATGATTCCGTAGACATTCTCGCAATGCAAAAAAATAAGGGGAACGGAGGATTTGAAACAACATTGTACAAAAATATCATAAACTGGAAAGATATAGAAGTCGGTGATGAATTTACTGGATATGCAGTGGGTTATGCTGGTATTGGTCTTTCAAACCATCCAGTCAGTTTGACCGTTCCTATTTTTGTTAAAGAATAGTTATTGATGAGGTAAGAGGATTGAAAGTAAAGTTTTAAGGAGAAGATATAAAATGCAAAAAACAAAAAATTAAGATTTGATCGATCTTGGAAGTTTCTGTTTTGGAATGACTAGTATACAGCCAACCTATTTTTTAGTATTTGGGTAGTACCATAACTATTTCAGCATTTGTTCTAGGTATTATTGTAGCTATACTGGCTATAATATTAGGTGTTACTTCAATTGCTAAAAAGAAAGATAGTAAAGCTTTAGCTATTGTTGGAATTTTTTTAGGGATAATTAGCATTATTACTGTCTTAATAGTCGGGCGGCTTAGCTAAATATAAAAAGATTCACCTCACAACATTGCAATAATTAATGGTAATGAAAGGACTGTTAAGAAAATTAAAATAGATAAAACTGGTATTACACCCATTCCATTGAACATAGTTGATTTTGAACCAATCTTTTATAGTTATGAAAAGGTTGAGAGCTTGCCTGTAAAAATTGTAGGCAGAGTTGTAGAAGTTAGAAAAACTTTGTAAATTAGTTAAAATATCTATACCTGTAATATCTGTTAAGCCTTGAGAATTAAAATCACAAAATGTAGTATTTAACACATTACTATCCATCAAATCATTAACAGTTTTCCCAAATTGATTTGCAACAACCTCTGCAGTATGAGAATTAGGGAATTGTTGTGCAAAAGTAACTTGACCA contains:
- a CDS encoding epoxyqueuosine reductase, which produces MNTLHSELIKICNSYPDVLFGFSHTSFSDYKDQYKSYIVLAVPHSISLTLNSYSEKHFEKLINETRKTIDNINNNLKTLFDSFKVQYEFPPIAQSSEETLLAPFSFKYAAVNASLGWIGKNDILIINKYGPRVRLSAVLVNCDLPISTPILESQCPKDCFKCINACPCHALTGNMWNINSLRHDLIDYFLCNKMRSAYIKTHNRKNSCGLCFVACPIGL
- the rsgA gene encoding ribosome small subunit-dependent GTPase A translates to MNYLKLKEYGLTDCLKQESTLYNNMYLARVTEQHCSLYKVMSEKNEIIAQVSGKLIHNAQNSESFPAVGDWVMIDRNHNQGGNGIINHILSRKSILARKEPGSTNRKQVIATNIDLVFLCMSLNANFNLRRMERYLSLVWDSGAMPVIILTKSDLCKDLENKIAEVKSVAIGVDIVAFSALDNDGYCYLKDYFKNEKTGAFIGSSGVGKSTLINTLLGKSLLATKNIRESDDKGRHTTTHRQLLLLPNGGIVIDTPGMRELQLYNSNLPKAFEDIESLSGQCKFNDCTHTNEPQCKVKEAIANGTLSKERLANYQKLQRETLYAHLNSRQLEQEKINNMFGSKKEIKQFKKHLKIKSKNNHNHT
- a CDS encoding LexA family protein, with the protein product MSKNREYFALKAFSNSMYPKIEDGDMLIVRKQPSFENGETGIAIVNGNDKTIKKIKIDETGIILIPLNMIDFEPIFYSCEKAKSLPVQIVGRVEEVRKTL
- a CDS encoding N-acetylmuramoyl-L-alanine amidase, whose translation is MANLGCLLVYMQMKEGALDIYTKYWSNSPTASLGHAVYNACSSVASKNGLANRGLKAGDLYVLRETNNRTVLLELGFVDNKKGCRFNVECFL
- a CDS encoding zinc-ribbon domain-containing protein; the protein is MEDKNLKCSDCGADFVFTQGEQEFYAEKGFTNEPKRCPDCRRLNKQRRNNYNG